The genomic DNA ATCTCATAGGTTATTTGTTGTTATTATGTTATCGTTATATAATCGtatgaaaatttattattatgttgttattttagtattatattcACATGAAATACTATTGCATATATGTGTAATTTGTGTCATTATAttcattattttgctatttttgtatcttgcatgaaataataatgtgtatatttatgttatttataattatatatgcatgaaatgttaatgtatatTGTTTAATGTATGTCGTATTTATCATTTTCTacattatatttgcatgaattgttAAAAATATGTACTTTAATTAGTTTAGTATGAATCTTTTTAATAGGTTAAATGTATCattgcttttaaaattttatatttcatttaatccaaaggatttttaaaaaacaaggcaatatcttttgtatttaggaatccaggaaatagtgccctaacatgctgggttgcaatttcccgtttgtctaaatgtctaaaGTATCCTTTTAAATGGATTTTGTAAATTAcgagatgattttagttacgaaagtttaaaaatatcgtgtccaatcatacTGAATATGATGTTTATATTCTTTCTAAGCAAAAGAATCTTGATCcttttttaattcaaattattacgattttaaaagagattttatttctaaattcttccaaacttttgacattaagataaaattattcaattcggtaccaattttgggcgttacaagggtACTAAtctttcctcgtgcgtaaccggctcccgaacctattttctcgtactttcgtagaccaaaacgttttataaagtgatccaatcgcactttaaaagattggtggccactcccgttttcattttttttttaaaaaagttcctTTTAAAATAGGTTTCGACATACATGAAAAGCACCTCTGGCTACTTTTTTACCCTTGGCTCAAGAGTTTTTTGTTGGAGCTCAAAGAAGCAACAAACTGTTGCTCAATCCACAACTGAAGCAGAGTTCATTCTAGCTGCAGCAGCTGTGAACCAAGCCATTTGGCTTAGAAAGCTGTTATATGATTTGAATGAAGAACAAACTGAAGCAACTGAAATCATGGTCGATAATCAGTCAGCTGTTGCCATAGCTAAAAATCCAGTCTTTCATAGCAAGACAAAACAGTTCAAAATCAAGTTTCACTTTGTTAGGGAGGCTAAGCAATTAAAAGAAATTAGCCTTGTTCACTGTAGCTCAGAAAACCAGCTGGCTGATATCCAAACCAAGCCACTCGATGCTACAAGGTTTGAAATTTTGAGAAGATTGTTGTATGTTGCATACAGTCCAAAGAGGAGTGTTGagcattggcctgcaatgcaacatgtAACCAGTAGCCACAATAGCAAAGAAGAAGACACAAGCAGAGACCAACATTGGAGTGAACTAAGTACAATGACTAGCTTGGttcatttttatcattttgttCCTATGTAACTTAGTTTAGTTACTTTGTAATTTGTTCACAAAGTTAGTAGGATTAGATTTTCATGATTTGCACTTGATATAATAACTGTTATGACAGCTTTCTTTTGTATATGATTCAAAGATTGTATTTACTTCATATTAGTGGGAGCAGTTATATTATTAGGTAACTATCAAATTCATATGTAACTctcatatattttgaaatttatcaatgACAGCAATGATGTTATCTAGTTATCTTTTGTGTTTTTCAAACTCTTCTCTTTACTTTTGTTTGTTTTCATTTTTAGTTTCATAGCAAACTTAAGCTTGTATTGTGTATAGTTGCTGCCAATGTTCCAACAGAAAGAAGAAGACGCGGAAAAGTTGGTAAAATCAAATCTCATCAGTTTCATTGTTAGGAAAGAAGGAAACTGGTGGTTATGCCTTATCTGATTTTTTTGTCAGATGGTGCAATGGTGAACTTGTAATGGATTTTATGCTTGTAAGGCTTCTCAGGGGTAATAATTTGGGAAGGGAAATTGGGGTGATTCACTACATCCGGAAACCCTTGAGTCTGCAAACACAGTCTCGTATGAGGTTTATATATAACCCCACCTTTTTCCTTCATGTTATTGATCTGGCTTCCGGAGTTGAACTGCACGCTCGGTTGATTGGTATACAGTTTTGTAACTCTCCCCGACTTCTCATCCTTCACTATTGCTGTTTTCTTCATCTTGATGTGGTCGTTAGAACCGTCTATGACGTAGTTTATGTTGTAACCTTTCTGGAGTTCCTTGATTCCGCTCCCGATGGTTCTCAACTCGAGGAAATCGTATAGAGTGCCTTGTACAGGTTGAAGGACGCCTGTGGGGATGAGTTCTTCATTGACGGGCATGTATTGGGGGGTGTAAATTCGAAGTTTATGGGACAAGATATCGCCACTGTCATGGTTACCAAGGTTCCAATAGATATGCGTTGCTAGATTCACAGGGGTAGGCTTGTCTAAAGACTTAGCTTTCAACTGCACTCTCAACCAGTTTTCGGAACGAAGGAGGTACCGAACGGTGACTTTGATTTTGCCGGGAAATCCTATTACCAGAAACCAAATATATTAGTGGATGATCATATTTGGAATGAAGATGCTTGGTTTGCTAATAATGAGAAACACAAttcaagaagaagagaagaagaatgaTTTTTCTATCCTTTTGTTGAACAACCGATTCTTTGTATTTATCTGAGACTTAAACAATAAAGTGTAACGACAGTAACTGCTAACAACTAATTAACTGCTGATAGCTAACCACTACTTAACTACCAGTAACTATAATACTTTCTTTTATTCCTTAATATGCCTCCAGCTACTTGACCTCTGCTGTTGGTTCTTGTTTGGAAAGAACTTTGAGACACGAGTGAAACTTTATAAACATAGGAGCAGACAAGGGTTTAGTGAAAATATCTGCTACTTGATCCTGAGCTAGGACATGCCCCACAATCAACTGTCCAGCAGCAACCTTTTCCCTTACAAAAAATAAATCCAATTCCACATGTTTGAATTTGAATGCGACCTTTGGATTGGTGATACAAAGAATCGCTCTTAATTATCGCACCATATGGTAGCTTTCTTGGAAGGAACAATATGCAATTTGGACAAGAGAGACTCAAGCCACACGATCTCAGTAATAGTATGAGCAAGTCCTCGATACTCAGCCTCTGCAGTGGACCTAGAGACAACGAGTTGCTTCTTAGATCCCCAGGCCACAGGATTACCACCAAAAAACACACAAAAATGTGAAGTCGACCGCCTATCGTCAATATCAGTGCCCCAGTTCGCATCAGAAAAACCGACTAGATCCAAGTGGGTAGCAGCAGTAAAATGAAGACCATACTCCACAGTATTCTGAAGATATCGAAGAATTCGTTTTACAGTCTTAAAATGCTGATCAAGAGGCTGATGCGTAAATTGACAGACTTTATTAACAACAAATGTAATGTCAGGCTGAGTGATAAGAACATACTGAAGGGCACCCACAATGCTCCTATAGTCAGACTCATTTTCAATAGCACTACCATCATGTTGAGATAAACGCGTCGAAGTCGCCATGGGAGTAAAAGAACCCTTTGCACACTCCATTTTAGCTCTCTTTAAAAGGTCAAGAATATATTTGCGTTGACTCAAAAACAAACCATTGGTAGTAGGCAAGACTTCAATACCCAAGAAATAACTGAGAGGCCCCAAATCCTTCAAAGAGAATTGTGTATCCAAGGCTGTGACAAATTCATCAATGCTACTTTGATGATTACCAGTGACAATGATGTAATCGACATAAACCAGCACATATAGCAACATACCTCCAGTTTTCCAAATAAACAAAGAGCCATCTGACTTTGCTAGCACAAACCGAGAAGTAAGTAAGAAATCTCTAAGTTTGGAAAACCAAGCGCGTGGAGCCTGTTTAAGGCCATACAGAGCCTTCTTTAATCGACACACCAAGTTTTGTCTACCATGACGCTGCTCAAAGCTAGGGGGTTAAACCATGTAGATCTCCTCAGTTAAGTCACCGTTAGGAAAGGCATTATTGATGTCAATTTGTTATAACGGCCAGCCAAACTTCACTGCTAAAGCTAGAACAACACGAATTGTGGCTGGTTTAACAATAGGGCTGAAAGTTTCATGGAAGTCGATTCTAGCTTCCTGAAGATAACCTTTGACCACTAAACGACCCTTATACCAGGCAATAGACCCAGCCGAATGACTCCTAAGCTTGAATATCCACTTACACCCCACTGCTCGCCTATTGGCAAGGAGAGGAACCAAATCCCATGTATTATTTTCCATCAAAGCATCATATTCCTGTTGGGCAGCAAGAGTCCACTCTTTGGAAGAAAATGCCTCAGCAATTGTGATAGGTTCAGTATCATGTAGTTCAACTGAAAAAATTCGAGGTTTGAAAATGCCACTTGTGGCCCTGGTTTGCATAGGATGCGCATTGACAAGAGGAGCAGCCACCTCCTCAACAACCTGAGTACTGCCAGGAGCTGAATAGGAATCTGAACATGCAGCAGCTGGAGAATAATCAATCTGAGTATTGCCAGGAGCTGAATGGGAATTAGAACAAGCATCAGCTGGAGAAGAATATGGTGTAGACAAAGAGGCAGAACGACTGCAACTAGCTTCATCAGTTGAAACAGAAGCACTAGTGAATCCAGGCTACAAGGCAGGAGAATTACAAGCAACAAATGGAGTAGAGGTAACCAGACTTGCAGGTCGATCAGCAGGCACCAGTATTAGGACATGAGTTTGTTGATGCAAAAACTGAGGGCGAATCCTATGGAGAGCAGAACCATTGTTTGAGCgggcagaaaaaggaaaacacgtTTCATCAAACTTCACATGTTTAGAAATAAATATCTTACCATTATCATCAAGACACTTGTACCCTTTGTGAACAAGACTATAACCAAGAAAGACACATGGTCTGGATCGATATTGTAACTTATTGGAGTTGAAAGGCCTGAGATAAGGGTAACATCGACAACCAAAAACTTTGAAATGCATGTAAGTAGGCACTGACTTGTACAACAGCTCATATGGGGACTTTCCATTAAGAACAGGTGTTGGGAGCCGATTAATAAGGTGGATGGCAGTGATAAAAGCATGAGCCCATAGATGCATAGGAACATTCGCTTGAGCCAATAACGTCAGGCCAACATCAACTATATGCCTATGTTTTCTTTCGACCAAACCATTCTGCTCCGAGGTGTGCGGGCAAGAAAGACGATGATGTATTCCCAATGGAGAAAGTGCTTGAGGAAAAGACCGAAACTCTCCCCCCAGTTAGTTTGAAGCACCTTTACCTTATAGCCAAATTGAACTTCAATAAATTTTTGAGAAACTTTGTAAGAGCCTCAGACTTATGTTTAATAAGATGAAGCCAAGTAAATCTAGAGTAAGCATCAACAAATGAAATATAGTAAGAATGTCCTTCAGAAGATACAGAAGCTAGCCCCTAAATATCGGCAACAACAAGTTCAAAAGGAGTCGAATACACTGTAGAAGAAAGAGAAAATGGAAGCTTATGAAATTTTCCAAGTTGACAAGCTGAACAAACTGAGCTCAATTGAGGCTTGTTTGCAATTATATTACATTTTCGAAGTACTGTAGCAACAATCTTATCACACGGGTGGCCAAGTCTTTTGTGCCACAAATAAAAAACAAGACTACTAGAAGTAGGAGGCGCCACGTTAGTAACATGAGCAGTGACTGAAGACGAAACAACAGCTTTGGATTCTTGGAAAGCTGACATGTCAAATCTGTACAGACCATTATGAATGTGACCCACCAATAAGACACTCCCTATCTTGACATCCTTCACAAAGCAATGAACAGGATGAAACTCAAAATAAACCTGATTATCTTTTGCAAATTGAGCTACAGACAACAGATTTTTACAAATACGAGGAACATGCAAGATATTGTGCAAACGAAAAACTCTACTGATAGTTTGAAGAAGACCTGAGCCAACATGAGCTACAGGTATAGAGGCCCTATTCCCCATGTAAAGTTCGTGGCTACCTGTATAGGGAGCTGCACCCTGCAAGTTATCCAAATCATTAGTAACATTATTGGATGTGCCTGAATCGGGGTACCACACCGTCGAGTTCACAGGATTCGAAGAATAGGACACATGATTGGAATTTGCAGTAGAGTCAGTCGGAGCAGTCCTATGAGAGTAGCAGTGATGTCCGGCACAAGAAGTTGAAGTTCCCTGAAACTGATGACAATGTGCCTGCAGAGGCTGGTCAGAAACCCCCTTAAAATTCTCATCAAAGCGATAATAGCATTTCTAGACAGTATGACCAACACGTCCACACAACTGACATTTAGGTTTAGTATTACTAAACTTTCTTCCTCGACCTCTACCTTGAGAAAATCTTCCATTACCTCTGTAAGGCGGTCGAGACCCTCTATCACTTTTACTGATGGTGTCATCAGTGCTACCACGTTGCTGAACAAAGTTAGCCTGAAAAGTCATGTTGGAAACTAATTCTTGTTGGCAAGCTTCACAATCAGCGAGCATTTCTGTAAGAAGATCAAGAGGAACCTGCATTGCAGAAGCCATAATCCTAATCGACTCAAACTCCACAGCGGATCAAAGAAGAATAACACTAATCGCTCTTGTTCGAAACAAGATTTCTGCGGCGGTCGATTATCACACAAGCCTTTGATCTTTGCCAAGTATTCTTTCACAGTTAATTGGCCTTTTTTCTGAGAATACAAAGAGTGACGTAGGGTGGAGACTGTCAAAGCAGATTTTGAGGCAAAACAACAGACAACAATATTCCAAACATCAAAACTAAATCAAGCAGCAGTGAGATAAACCAAGATCTCATCACAAATGGTAGTTAGCAGCCAAGAGGCTAACAACTTATCCTGTTGTTTATGAAACAAGAATTCAGGATTGGGAACAAGATTACCGTCTTTATCAACAACTGATTGTGGAGGAACACTAACAGTTCCAAGAACGAATTCATGCAAGCCATATCCTTCAAGAATCAACAGGACTTGCTGCTTCCACAAAAGAAAGTTATGTTCACCAAGTTTCACAGTATCATGCTTAGGAAACTATTGAATCTTCCTCATAGAAGCATTGCCCGAATCGTGTGAAGAACCATCTGCATGAGCAGTAGTATTAAACGACTGCCGATGCTCATCTTCATTACCTGAAATAGCGTCAGTTGCCatgagaaaaaaaaatattatagcTCAGATACCATAATGAGAAACACAAttcaagaagaagagaagaagaatgaTTTTTCTATCCTTTTGCTGAACAACCAGCTGCTGTATTTATACAGACTTAAACAATAAAGTGTAACGACAGTAACTGCTAACAACTAATTAACTGCTGATAGCTAACCACTACTTAACTACCAGTAACTATAATACTTTCTTTTATTCCTTAATAGCTAACCTTCGTCACCATCCTTGCTATGATAAGCAAAGACTATGGTGGGATCTTCAGCATCTTTCTCAATCTTCTTCATTTCCCAGATAACATCAGAGAATCCTTTAGGGCCACCTAATGTTTTCCATTGAATTGCAACACGAAGTATCAGAAGAGCAAGGAATTTTAGAAAGCTAAGAGATTTATTCAACTTTACCGTTAAGTGTGTTTTTCCCATCATTAGCCGGTAGTGTAAATTGAGCTCCATTTAATGGTAATTTTGCGCCTGCGATTCGATTTGCTACCCGCCCCAGAACTGAACCAAAGTAATTAGCATCGCTCtgcaaattagaaaagaaaatcacGATTCTTACAAGCCTGCAGGTCACTACTATTCAATGCATAATCAAGCCAATGTATTAAAAGAAAATGTCCTGACGTCACTgtcatttataatatttaaagaaTCAAAGCTGATAAAAAACTGAAACCTAGGTCTTGATTTGGATTAGATTCTtcaaacatattattattattattatcatattggACAACAATCTATCAGTAACATTTTTTCCTTTAATGTATCGGACAGAGAAAGATACTGAGAAAAACTCAGTGATTCCCTATGTCTCCATTGACAAAAACCAAAGCAAAATCAAGACAGAATCATGGAAATAAAATATGCAAAACTCTGAAGAAACGGGAAACAAAACTCACCATATACTCTTTCACATCATCATATCCAAGAACAATATCACCTGGTTTCCCTGAAAAATAGCAGAAAGACCAAAAATATGATAGAAGAAATCAACCCAGAGACAAGGAAATCGAAACCAAACCAGACAAAAGGAACCAACCATCTTTGTCTGGAAGAATAATCGAGATAACGGATGCACCCCAGTTGGTGAACTTAACAGACATGTTCCCATTCTTCAGCTCACATATTCCGACTTCATGCTTTGACTTGTCATCTTTTGATTTGTCGTCTTTTGATTTGTCGTCTTTTGATTTGTCATCTTTTGATTTTTCGCCATTGACGAAAGCAAAAGAAACCACAAGAAGCAAAAATAACAAGAAAGAAAGCTTATTCATGTTCTCAGAGAATTAAAGGATGGTGATTCACCGATGATTTGCTGAGGAATTTATAGAAATATAAAAGAGAGAACACTGACACATGATGTCCATGAAACCAAAAATAAGAAATGGAAGAATGGGTGACATATACTTGGATGTAGTTCTCAAATTCTTTCGTTGTTTTTAGATGAGGCTTTGTGGTTTCCTAGATTTTGACTCGGAAGCATCTTTAATTTAATGGCTTAATACCTCTTTTGACACCTACACTATAGTTAGATTATCACTTTAGTATCTGTACTATTAATAACTTCTATATAGCCCACTAGCCCAGCCcgattttatgttaaaaataaattaaatcaaCCAATTACACATTCTCATGACTAAATGACCAGAAAAGGCCCATTTCCAAAAACAATTATGAAAATGGgctattttgttaaaaattactGGAAATGGTTAATTTTCTTAAAAAGCGTTGAGCTGGCGTTGTTTTCAAGGGAAAAGTAGAAAAGTGTACTGAGTTGGCGTTGTTTTCAAGGGAAAAGTAGAAAAGTGTACTGAGTTGGCACGCTTTAGTAAAGCACTTCTATGTAGGTGCACTTTTGTCTATGTTTTCCTAAAGCCAATTAGGGTTtagagttttttttaaatttaagtgtttaggtttagggttaggatttatgaattttttaagtgtttaggtttagggttataattaatttttagggtttagaggttttgaaaaaaataatttgtaCAAGATGggttctgaaaaaataattttgaggggATGGGTTCTGAAGAAATAATTTTGGCAAGATGAGTTGAGTTTTGTAGAGGAAAAAACGCTTTAAGGAGGATGCACAgtcagcaaaagtactgaaaaTGCTTCCAGCTGAATGCCTTCCTTAATACTGCTGCTTCTGAGAAAATAAATTTGAGGAGATGATTTTGAAAAAATATCTCAATATGAGGTTGGTGAAAATGCCCCAAATAGTGGGTTTGAGGTTTTTAGAGGAAAAATGCTCCAagtaggatgcactgtcagcaaaagtactgaaaaCACTTCGAGCTAAACTCCTTTTTTAGTACTGCTTCTGATAGTGCGTCTTG from Gossypium arboreum isolate Shixiya-1 chromosome 9, ASM2569848v2, whole genome shotgun sequence includes the following:
- the LOC108455587 gene encoding uncharacterized protein LOC108455587, with protein sequence MNKLSFLLFLLLVVSFAFVNGEKSKDDKSKDDKSKDDKSKDDKSKHEVGICELKNGNMSVKFTNWGASVISIILPDKDGKPGDIVLGYDDVKEYMSDANYFGSVLGRVANRIAGAKLPLNGAQFTLPANDGKNTLNGGPKGFSDVIWEMKKIEKDAEDPTIVFAYHSKDGDEGNEDEHRQSFNTTAHADGYGLHEFVLGTVSVPPQSVVDKDGNLVPNPEFLFHKQQDKLLASWLLTTICDEILVYLTAA